The following proteins are co-located in the Cydia fagiglandana chromosome 2, ilCydFagi1.1, whole genome shotgun sequence genome:
- the LOC134678212 gene encoding phenoloxidase-activating enzyme-like isoform X2 gives MNMFFVISVVLIISDLGYTQNCELSALPPKSNSGCCGHAVGGDKSSGSIAGIGEYPWMGSVEYRKKDDTIKLLCGAVLISGKYVLSGANCFSEAAFKIGTPVRIRLGDYDVNNDGPDCVETAGGGKNCTDGAISIPIEKYTVHPNYNKNSNRQNDIVLIKLARMAPYTDFIRPICLPSLDITQKAPKKLYMTVAGWGAVNATVSRSNVLRRVHVPYVDFYLCRHAYNKTQFNAQLSNGQLCAGGKNRDSCRGDSGGPLMLLKGQTTELAGIVSFGPTPCGREDFPGVYTKVFAYNDWIKTIIENDEKVPTKTAEPSVTTKTSTEPPVTTKTSTEKVFVSDLIVFRE, from the exons ATGAAcatgttttttgtaatttccGTTGTGCTAATTATAAGTGATCTcg GCTATACACAAAATTGTGAATTATCTGCATTACCTCCAAAATCAAACAGTGGATGCTGTGGTCACGCCGTGGGTGGAGACAAGTCAA GTGGTTCCATTGCTGGCATCGGGGAATATCCGTGGATGGGTTCCGTGGAATATAGAAAAAAAGACGATACAATAAAGTTGCTCTGTGGCGCGGTTCTCATCAGCGGGAAATACGTTCTGTCTGGTGCTAATTGCTTCTCCGAAGCGGCTTTCAAGATCGGCACGCC AGTCCGTATACGTCTCGGAGACTACGATGTCAACAACGATGGGCCAGACTGTGTAGAGACGGCTGGTGGTGGGAAAAATTGTACTGATGGAGCCATCTCCATACCTATAGAGAAATATACAGTGCATCCCAACTATAACAAAAACTCAAATCGTCAGAATGACATAGTCTTAATAAAGCTTGCGAGAATGGCTCCCTACACAG ATTTCATCCGTCCAATCTGCTTGCCATCTTTGGACATCACACAGAAAGCACCAAAGAAGCTGTACATGACTGTGGCTGGCTGGGGCGCGGTAAACGCGACAGTGTCTAGAAGCAACGTATTGCGGCGAGTCCATGTGCCTTATGtcgatttttat CTTTGCAGACATGCGTACAACAAAACGCAATTCAATGCGCAGTTATCAAACGGGCAACTTTGCGCGGGCGGCAAGAATAGAGACTCCTGTCGAGGCGACTCAGGTGGACCCCTTATGTTGCTGAAGGGCCAGACTACGGAGCTGGCCGGCATAGTCAGCTTCGGTCCAACCCCTTGCGGGCGAGAAGATTTTCCTGGAGTGTACACTAAAGTATTCGCCTACAATGATTGGATAAAAACTATAATTGAAAACGATGAAAAGGTACCAACGAAGACAGCAGAACCATCAGTAACTACAAAAACGTCAACAGAACCACCAGTAACTACAAAAACGTCAACAGAAAAAGTATTTGTCTCTGATTTGATTGTCTTCAGAGAGTAG
- the LOC134678212 gene encoding phenoloxidase-activating enzyme-like isoform X1, which produces MNMFFVISVVLIISDLGYTQNCELSALPPKSNSGCCGHAVGGDKSSGSIAGIGEYPWMGSVEYRKKDDTIKLLCGAVLISGKYVLSGANCFSEAAFKIGTPVRIRLGDYDVNNDGPDCVETAGGGKNCTDGAISIPIEKYTVHPNYNKNSNRQNDIVLIKLARMAPYTDFIRPICLPSLDITQKAPKKLYMTVAGWGAVNATVSRSNVLRRVHVPYVDFYLCRHAYNKTQFNMQLSNGQLCAGGKNRDSCRGDTGGPLMLLKGQTTELAGIVSFTITPCGREDIPGVYTKVFAYNDWIKTTIENDKQVPTKPTEPSVTTKTSTEPPETTKTSTEKEFFSDLIVFRE; this is translated from the exons ATGAAcatgttttttgtaatttccGTTGTGCTAATTATAAGTGATCTcg GCTATACACAAAATTGTGAATTATCTGCATTACCTCCAAAATCAAACAGTGGATGCTGTGGTCACGCCGTGGGTGGAGACAAGTCAA GTGGTTCCATTGCTGGCATCGGGGAATATCCGTGGATGGGTTCCGTGGAATATAGAAAAAAAGACGATACAATAAAGTTGCTCTGTGGCGCGGTTCTCATCAGCGGGAAATACGTTCTGTCTGGTGCTAATTGCTTCTCCGAAGCGGCTTTCAAGATCGGCACGCC AGTCCGTATACGTCTCGGAGACTACGATGTCAACAACGATGGGCCAGACTGTGTAGAGACGGCTGGTGGTGGGAAAAATTGTACTGATGGAGCCATCTCCATACCTATAGAGAAATATACAGTGCATCCCAACTATAACAAAAACTCAAATCGTCAGAATGACATAGTCTTAATAAAGCTTGCGAGAATGGCTCCCTACACAG ATTTCATCCGTCCAATCTGCTTGCCATCTTTGGACATCACACAGAAAGCACCAAAGAAGCTGTACATGACTGTGGCTGGCTGGGGCGCGGTAAACGCGACAGTGTCTAGAAGCAACGTATTGCGGCGAGTCCATGTGCCTTATGtcgatttttat CTTTGCAGACATGCGTACAACAAAACGCAATTCAATATGCAGTTATCAAACGGGCAACTTTGCGCGGGCGGCAAGAATAGAGACTCCTGCCGAGGCGACACAGGAGGACCCCTTATGTTGCTAAAGGGCCAGACTACGGAGCTGGCCGGCATAGTTAGCTTCACTATAACCCCTTGCGGAAGAGAAGATATTCCTGGAGTGTACACTAAAGTATTCGCCTACAATGATTGGATAAAAACTACAATTGAAAACGATAAACAGGTACCAACGAAGCCAACAGAACCATCAGTTACTACAAAAACGTCAACAGAACCACCAGAAACTACAAAAACGTCAACAGAAAAAGAATTTTTCTCTGATTTGATTGTCTTTagagagtag
- the LOC134678198 gene encoding phenoloxidase-activating enzyme-like isoform X2, with translation MGSVEYRKKDDTIKLLCGAVLISGKYVLSAANCFSEAAFKIGTPVRIRLGDYDVNNDGPDCVETAVGGKDCTDGAISIPIEKFTVHPDFNNNVNRQNDIVIIKLARMAPYTDFIRPICLPSLDITQKAPKKLYMTVAGWGAVNATVTRSNVLRRVHVPYVDFYLCRHAYNQTKFRHVQLSNGQLCAGGKNRDSCRGDSGGPLMLLKGQTMELAGIVSFGPTPCGREDIPGVYTKVFAYNDWIKTIIENDEQVPTKPTESPVNTKTSTKPPVTIKTSTEPQVSTETSTEKVFFSDLIVFRE, from the exons ATGGGTTCCGTGGAATATAGAAAAAAAGACGATACAATAAAGTTGCTCTGTGGCGCGGTCCTCATCAGCGGGAAATACGTTCTATCTGCTGCTAATTGCTTCTCCGAAGCGGCTTTCAAGATCGGCACGCC AGTACGTATACGTCTAGGAGACTACGATGTCAACAATGATGGACCAGACTGTGTAGAGACAGCTGTTGGTGGGAAAGATTGTACTGATGGAGCCATCTCCATACCTATAGAGAAATTTACAGTGCATCCCGACTTTAACAACAACGTAAATCGTCAAAATGACATAGTTATAATAAAGCTTGCGAGAATGGCTCCGTACACAG ATTTCATCCGTCCAATCTGCTTGCCATCTTTGGACATCACACAGAAAGCACCAAAGAAGCTGTACATGACTGTGGCTGGCTGGGGCGCGGTAAACGCGACAGTGACTAGAAGCAACGTATTGCGGCGAGTCCATGTGCCTTATGtcgatttttat CTCTGCAGACATGCGTACAACCAAACGAAATTCAGACATGTGCAGTTGTCAAACGGGCAACTTTGCGCGGGCGGCAAGAATAGAGACTCCTGTCGAGGCGACTCAGGGGGACCCCTTATGTTGCTGAAGGGCCAGACTATGGAGCTGGCCGGCATAGTTAGCTTCGGCCCAACCCCTTGCGGGCGAGAAGATATTCCTGGAGTGTACACTAAAGTATTCGCCTACAATGATTGGATAAAAACTATTATTGAAAACGATGAACAGGTACCAACGAAGCCAACAGAATCACCAGTAAATACAAAAACGTCAACAAAACCACCAGTAACTATAAAAACGTCAACAGAACCACAAGTATCTACAGAAACGTCAACAGAAAAAGTATTTTTCTCTGATTTGATTGTCTTCAGAGAGTAG
- the LOC134678198 gene encoding phenoloxidase-activating enzyme-like isoform X1 yields MFFVISVVLIISDLGYTQNCELSTLPPKSNSGCCGHAVGGDKSSGSIARIGEYPWMGSVEYRKKDDTIKLLCGAVLISGKYVLSAANCFSEAAFKIGTPVRIRLGDYDVNNDGPDCVETAVGGKDCTDGAISIPIEKFTVHPDFNNNVNRQNDIVIIKLARMAPYTDFIRPICLPSLDITQKAPKKLYMTVAGWGAVNATVTRSNVLRRVHVPYVDFYLCRHAYNQTKFRHVQLSNGQLCAGGKNRDSCRGDSGGPLMLLKGQTMELAGIVSFGPTPCGREDIPGVYTKVFAYNDWIKTIIENDEQVPTKPTESPVNTKTSTKPPVTIKTSTEPQVSTETSTEKVFFSDLIVFRE; encoded by the exons atgttttttgtaatttccGTTGTGCTAATTATAAGTGATCTAG GCTATACACAAAATTGTGAATTATCTACATTACCTCCAAAATCAAACAGTGGATGCTGTGGTCACGCCGTGGGTGGAGACAAgtcaa GTGGTTCCATTGCTCGCATCGGGGAATATCCGTGGATGGGTTCCGTGGAATATAGAAAAAAAGACGATACAATAAAGTTGCTCTGTGGCGCGGTCCTCATCAGCGGGAAATACGTTCTATCTGCTGCTAATTGCTTCTCCGAAGCGGCTTTCAAGATCGGCACGCC AGTACGTATACGTCTAGGAGACTACGATGTCAACAATGATGGACCAGACTGTGTAGAGACAGCTGTTGGTGGGAAAGATTGTACTGATGGAGCCATCTCCATACCTATAGAGAAATTTACAGTGCATCCCGACTTTAACAACAACGTAAATCGTCAAAATGACATAGTTATAATAAAGCTTGCGAGAATGGCTCCGTACACAG ATTTCATCCGTCCAATCTGCTTGCCATCTTTGGACATCACACAGAAAGCACCAAAGAAGCTGTACATGACTGTGGCTGGCTGGGGCGCGGTAAACGCGACAGTGACTAGAAGCAACGTATTGCGGCGAGTCCATGTGCCTTATGtcgatttttat CTCTGCAGACATGCGTACAACCAAACGAAATTCAGACATGTGCAGTTGTCAAACGGGCAACTTTGCGCGGGCGGCAAGAATAGAGACTCCTGTCGAGGCGACTCAGGGGGACCCCTTATGTTGCTGAAGGGCCAGACTATGGAGCTGGCCGGCATAGTTAGCTTCGGCCCAACCCCTTGCGGGCGAGAAGATATTCCTGGAGTGTACACTAAAGTATTCGCCTACAATGATTGGATAAAAACTATTATTGAAAACGATGAACAGGTACCAACGAAGCCAACAGAATCACCAGTAAATACAAAAACGTCAACAAAACCACCAGTAACTATAAAAACGTCAACAGAACCACAAGTATCTACAGAAACGTCAACAGAAAAAGTATTTTTCTCTGATTTGATTGTCTTCAGAGAGTAG